TCCCAGCAACTGCTGTTGAAATATGGGTACCACCTTCGGTTGGAAAAGCTTTAGACAACCCAAAGTCTGCTAGTTTAGCCTGAAAAGTTTCATTCAGTAAGATGTTGTTACACTTGACATCTCTGTGGACTATCGGTGGTTTGCACCCATGATGCAAGTACTCCAGCCCTAAAAAAAGAATCCCATATATATAAGATCTTGGTGATTATatataaaagagaaaaatataagCAAGTAGAATTTAAATAATTTTGTTACGAACCATGTGCTGCATCACATCCTATTTGTAGTCTTTCTTCCCAATTCAAGATACTTGAACTCGTATCTGCTCAAGTAATTTGAAATATTAGTACTTAATTAATTAGTCTTGTTTGTAATATGTTCCTTAACTTTGAACATAGAGAAAAACATATGTCAATGATGATGAGTAGTTGACTACCGAATAAATGCCTTTCTAAGTTGCCATGAGCCATGTACTCGTAAATGATTCCCTTCTGGTTGCCTTCATTGCAGTACCCAACAAGCGAAATTAAGTTTTTATGATGAACACTCAGTAGAAGATAGGCCTGTGCGCATAAGAGATTTTTCAGCTTTCCATGCAATTTTAAttgaatacattttttttatggtTCTTCCTTCTTATTATACGcatgttttcaaatgttttagtTCGGAAGTTACCTCAGCCTGGAATTCTTTGTCCCCTTGGAGCGATGATTCTGAAAGCATCTTCACAGCAACTTCTGTATCATCGATAGATCCATGGTAAACAGTTCCAAATCCTCCTTTCCCAATAACAACGTTGAAGTTATCGGTGATGCTTTGTACCTCTGAGTATGTGTATTGTTGTTTTCTTATTTGCATCCCAGTGCCTATTTTCCTTTTGTCTGCATGCAATTTTTCAAGCATGTGTGAGTTGTAACTAAAGTTTTTCTTACAACGTTATTAATGAAAGAGTATTGAATTTCATACCGCTTGTTTTTTGCTTTCTAATAATCCATATCGCCATGACTGCAGTAAATATCACCAAGAGTGATGCAGCAGATGCTATTATTGGAACAATGATGTTGTTATCCTTTGTGTTTTTACAACGATTCATGCCACAAGAACTTAAACTATCATCGTTGCTCTCTCCATCAAAACTAATTTCGGGGCATAAGTGTTAGACTCTAAAGCAGTGAATAGTAACATAATGATAGTCATAATAATCAGAAATCAGTAGCCAACCTCAATGACAATAATCCCTTGTTTGACTTTTCTATGAGCTGTGCTGGAACTGGTCCAATGAAattgtttccttttaaatttctATAACGAATAATAAATAAGATTAGTTTTATCTCATAAAACTAGACTACTACTGATGATAGCTTAAGGGGAAGATAACTTACAGGACCTTGAGGAAGTTCATTCCAGAGAGAAAATTAGGCACAGCTCCTGTTAAGTTATTGTTTGACAAATCCCTGAAATTGGAATGGAGAGAATAACACATACAGTTGTAGGAGTTAacttttgtttatgttttcattTTGTATATCTTTCTAATTAGTAGTGTTGACTTACAAGGTCTCTATCATTGTGAGATTAGCAAATCCTGGATCAATTCCTCCATTCAGTCCGCTGCTAGACAAGTTCCTGATTTCAAATAAAACCGTGAATAAATTTTTGCAAGTAAAATGTAAATTATATAACGAAGGGATCTTGGAAATGTATTCATACAAGAATTTTATCCTATAGGACTTGGTGTCATTGTAGCTGCATCCGAGGCCTTCCCAAACAAACTCCTGTGGAGCACATGGATCTCCTTGCCAGTGTCTTGTTATTATGTAAGTCGACTTAATGCTCCACATCGCAGCAGCTAATTAATTATTTCCATTATACAGACAAAAGAAACGAGATAAGTGATGCTAACTATTAATTTAAGCCTACTCTGTTCTAAATCAAAAGACAAATTTACACTTACCATCTCGATCATCTGTTTGCCTTTGTGGGAGCTGCTTCAATACGTAAACCTCAAGAGCATTGATGATGGGAGGAAGTGTtgagttttttgttttgtttatagtAAGTGTATACGTGGGTGCTACTATCTCAGGTTCAGTGCTGTAGATAGTGGTTGTTGTGTGATTTTTAGGAGAGAAATTTCCATACCAGAGGCTCCCATTTAGGTAAATATTGAATTGTCTGGTCTGGTTCTTTTTCAGTATTTCAATTTCAGCAAAGTGTGTGTAGATAAGAAACTTATCTGTGACATTATCAGGAGTCCACCC
The genomic region above belongs to Lactuca sativa cultivar Salinas chromosome 4, Lsat_Salinas_v11, whole genome shotgun sequence and contains:
- the LOC111904692 gene encoding putative leucine-rich repeat receptor-like protein kinase At2g19210, translated to MYKMITRLDTSEYELMKEMKIFQGFFPLVLLSLVFTSGSVHAQDDQDQSGFISIDCGIVKGSTYTDNQTDINYVSDADFIDSGEIHNILPIYNSFTLDTQLTTLTSFPQNTRNCYTLKPTHGKGNRYLIRARFMYGNYDFNGMLPEFDVYLGPDYWDTMKFNSSSKPVNMEIIHVPSSDYIHVCLVNTGRGTPFISAIELRPLANNMYEETSLGSMYLFARVNFGTSFGTVRYKDDKYDRLWSPISWANSTYLYTFDKVSAFLFTTIDPPSDVMTTAITPRYPMESFKIGWTPDNVTDKFLIYTHFAEIEILKKNQTRQFNIYLNGSLWYGNFSPKNHTTTTIYSTEPEIVAPTYTLTINKTKNSTLPPIINALEVYVLKQLPQRQTDDRDAAAMWSIKSTYIITRHWQGDPCAPQEFVWEGLGCSYNDTKSYRIKFLNLSSSGLNGGIDPGFANLTMIETLDLSNNNLTGAVPNFLSGMNFLKVLNLKGNNFIGPVPAQLIEKSNKGLLSLSFDGESNDDSLSSCGMNRCKNTKDNNIIVPIIASAASLLVIFTAVMAIWIIRKQKTSDKRKIGTGMQIRKQQYTYSEVQSITDNFNVVIGKGGFGTVYHGSIDDTEVAVKMLSESSLQGDKEFQAEAYLLLSVHHKNLISLVGYCNEGNQKGIIYEYMAHGNLERHLFDTSSSILNWEERLQIGCDAAHGLEYLHHGCKPPIVHRDVKCNNILLNETFQAKLADFGLSKAFPTEGGTHISTAVAGTPGYLDPEYYTSNRLTEKSDVYSFGIVLLVIITGEPAITKHENDNIHICRWVNLKLAEGDMKNIVDPRLVGDFDINSAWKAVELAMACVSHTPSRRPTMNEVVMELSDCLVIERARQKTKPKELTALNSLNMESSYGPNPR